The following coding sequences lie in one Arthrobacter sp. PGP41 genomic window:
- a CDS encoding histidinol-phosphate transaminase, whose product MTSSETVTGGVQPRPVVARLPRYAAGKPPAAVDGLASYKLSSNENPLPPLPAVLDAIAHQADFNRYPDPLSSRLRGELSAFLGVPSDDIVTGAGSLGALNQLLATFVGRNDDGTPDEVIYAWRSFEAYPISVGLSGAEGVRIPVTADGRHDLPAMAAAVTPRTKMVLLCTPNNPTGPALRAAETEEFIRLVPPHVVVVIDEAYQEFVRDDEAVDGIDMYRRYPNVVVLRTFSKAHGLAGLRVGYSVSSPALTQHLRVAATPFAVSQIAEKAAIVSLQNFPQVVERVQSLVDERERVTAGLRSLGWAVPDAQGNFVWLKLGAHSAEFAEAAGAKALSVRAFPGEGVRVSIGEAEANSRFLQLCANYTNAPQGS is encoded by the coding sequence ATGACGTCATCTGAGACAGTGACGGGCGGTGTCCAGCCCCGTCCGGTGGTGGCCCGGCTACCCCGCTACGCCGCCGGAAAGCCCCCCGCGGCCGTTGACGGGCTGGCCAGCTACAAGCTGTCCTCGAACGAGAATCCGCTGCCCCCGCTTCCCGCAGTCCTGGATGCCATTGCGCACCAGGCCGACTTCAACCGTTATCCGGACCCGCTCAGCAGCAGGCTCCGCGGCGAGCTGTCCGCGTTCCTGGGCGTCCCTTCGGACGACATCGTCACGGGTGCGGGCAGCCTTGGCGCCCTGAACCAGCTCCTGGCCACTTTCGTGGGACGGAACGACGACGGCACGCCGGATGAAGTGATCTACGCCTGGCGGTCCTTTGAGGCGTACCCCATCAGTGTGGGCCTCTCCGGCGCTGAAGGCGTGCGCATCCCCGTCACCGCCGACGGCCGGCACGACCTCCCCGCGATGGCCGCCGCCGTGACGCCCCGGACCAAAATGGTCCTCCTCTGCACACCCAATAATCCAACCGGCCCAGCCCTTCGCGCAGCGGAAACCGAGGAATTCATCCGGCTCGTCCCACCTCACGTGGTGGTAGTAATTGACGAGGCCTACCAGGAGTTCGTGCGGGACGACGAAGCGGTGGATGGAATCGACATGTACCGCAGGTACCCCAACGTGGTGGTGCTCCGGACCTTCTCCAAGGCGCACGGGCTGGCCGGGCTACGGGTAGGCTACAGCGTGTCCAGCCCCGCGCTGACGCAGCACCTCAGGGTGGCCGCAACCCCCTTCGCCGTGTCGCAGATCGCTGAAAAGGCCGCAATTGTTTCGCTGCAGAACTTCCCCCAGGTTGTAGAAAGGGTACAAAGCCTGGTTGATGAGCGGGAGCGGGTCACTGCAGGACTCCGAAGCTTGGGGTGGGCCGTTCCCGATGCCCAGGGGAACTTTGTCTGGCTGAAACTGGGCGCCCACAGCGCCGAGTTCGCCGAGGCGGCCGGGGCAAAGGCGCTGTCCGTCCGCGCATTCCCGGGCGAAGGTGTCAGGGTGAGCATCGGTGAGGCCGAGGCGAACTCCCGGTTCCTCCAGCTGTGTGCGAACTATACAAACGCGCCACAGGGTTCCTAG
- a CDS encoding endonuclease/exonuclease/phosphatase family protein, whose translation MKRKLAATLSAAALAVAGVLSAGAPAIAAEEEEVKTTGLSDLRVMSYNIHHGASGDDVLDLDRIAREIESTGAQIVGLQEVDRHWSARSNYQDQAAWLAERLDMHYAYAANLDLDPEPGRTDRRQYGTAVLSKYPILSSQNHLLTNIQYAEKPTEQRGLLETVINVEGNHIGFYNTHLDHRRSEQRQLQVKEILGITSESDRPSLLVGDLNAVPASTEMQQLMTRFTDVFAALGQDQAYTMPVENPDRRIDYILGHGDIRPRSAEVISSAASDHLPIVADVSVARKPNGLVR comes from the coding sequence ATGAAGCGAAAGCTTGCCGCAACGCTCTCCGCGGCCGCCCTGGCCGTCGCCGGCGTACTCAGTGCCGGCGCACCTGCCATTGCCGCCGAGGAGGAGGAGGTGAAAACGACCGGGCTGAGCGATCTCCGGGTCATGTCCTACAACATCCACCATGGTGCCAGCGGCGATGACGTGCTCGACCTGGATCGGATTGCCAGGGAGATCGAATCCACTGGAGCGCAGATCGTCGGCCTCCAGGAAGTGGACAGGCACTGGTCCGCGCGCAGCAATTACCAGGACCAGGCGGCGTGGCTGGCGGAGCGTCTCGACATGCACTATGCATACGCAGCGAACCTGGACCTCGATCCGGAGCCGGGACGTACTGACCGGCGGCAGTACGGTACGGCTGTCCTCAGCAAATACCCCATTCTCAGTTCGCAGAACCACCTGCTGACCAACATCCAGTATGCAGAGAAGCCGACAGAGCAAAGGGGCCTGCTGGAAACAGTCATCAATGTGGAGGGCAACCACATCGGTTTTTACAACACGCACCTGGACCACCGCCGCAGCGAGCAGCGCCAACTGCAGGTCAAGGAAATCCTGGGTATCACCTCCGAATCCGACCGGCCCTCGTTGCTCGTGGGTGACCTGAACGCCGTTCCGGCCTCCACCGAGATGCAGCAGCTCATGACACGCTTCACGGACGTTTTTGCTGCGCTCGGCCAGGACCAGGCCTACACGATGCCCGTGGAGAATCCTGACCGTAGGATCGACTACATCCTCGGCCACGGTGATATCCGGCCCCGTTCCGCAGAGGTCATCAGCAGCGCCGCATCCGACCATCTGCCAATCGTCGCCGACGTTTCGGTGGCACGGAAGCCGAACGGCCTGGTGCGCTAA